ATATGTACTCCCCTCGTGTTCATTTTTTCAAATCTAGTGGTTCGTTACTCTTTAATGTGGACTGTAGTGTAtatgttttgttttcttgatgATTAATCAGGCCGTGAAGTGGAAATCGATTTCTTGTAGTTGTGGTTTTGCAGTATTATCTTTTAGCCTAATTGATTTGAAAACCAATCACTTTCTTCAGaatagtttctttttctttttggaatttTACAAGGTAAGAAGCCCAAGCACTTACTGTAATTTTAGCTAGTTGTGTCAAAGTTAACATCTTTAATCAAACAGAACGAAACTGCGTTTGGGGGATCAATCAACTTGGGAGTTTAAAGGGATAGAAGCCTACAAATCGTGAGCTGCAAAACTAAATGGGGTTTGATGCGCTATTTTCTCACGGTGTtttttctatttcctttttttgttaatttttttgaagGGAAGGGTAGGAAATAAGGAGCTGGAATGGGGTTTTGGATGGCTGAACCAGCAGTCGAAGATCAGGAAGAGTGATCCTTGACCATCTGGCCATATTCAATCCTATATGGAGGTTTTCCCTAACACATTTTCACatcaaatttttaatgacatatatTACATCTGGAAAAGTGCTAAGGTATCGTTTATCTAAAAGATGAGCTACCGTTATTGGCATTAATACGCAAACAAAATATATTTCTTTGAAAGTAGTATTGGTGAACTTCAAGGATGCTAGCAAAACCACTTCTTATATATTACATCACAGTCTGTAGTGTGTGATATATTGTGCTTCTTAGGTCCTTAATATGTTAAAGCTGTTAATATCGTGCAGGGTATTGCTCTACATTTGCTGGATGGCTGAGAATGGTGTAAAACAACCATTGTTAACTGAATCACTTGATGTTGCGCCAAAAACCAACCAAAAACTTAATTACAGAAGAAGATTCCGCCGATGCAAAAGTGCACCACTAGCAGAATTTACCCCTGGAGAATTGAATGGAAAGGATGGCTCACTTCCTCGCTCTGAATCCATCTTCAATAAACTCCATCCAAGTATAAGGAAGGTTGCCATTTACTTATTCTTGTACCTGGCTGTAGGCGCCATCTGCTTTTACATTGTTAGGCACCAGATTGCAGGAGAAAGGACTGATGGAGTTCTTGATTCGGTTTACTTTTGCATTGTGACAATGACCACTGTGGGATATGGAGACCTTGTGCCTAACAGTGTAGCTACGAAACTGCTAGCCTGTGTTTTTGTATTCTCAGGGATGGCATTAGTTGGTCTGATGCTGAGCAGAGGAGCAGATTACTTAGTAGAGAAGCAGGAGGCATTGTTGGTTAAAGCATTGAATTTACGCCCAAAAGTTGGACCAACAGAAACGACGGAGGAGATTGAAACACGCAAGGTCAGCTACAAGTGTGCAACTGTATTTATCTTTTTGCTGGTGTTGATAGTAGTTGGGACAGCCTTCCTGACCATAGTTGAGAAACTAGACATTGTTGATGCCTTTTACTGCATCTGCTCCACCATCACAACCCTTGGTTACGGGGATAAAAGTTTCTCGACCAAGGCTGGGCgtatttttgcaattttttggaTTTTGACAAGTACACTTTGTTTggctcaatttttcctttatgTTGCTGAGCTGAACACTGAGAAGAGACAGAAGGAACTGGTTAGATGGGTCCTTACTAAGCCGATGACCAACGTGGATCTTGAAGCTGCTGATCTTGATGATAATGGTATAGTTGGGTGAGTATATCTGCTGCCTAGAATTGATTCTGCAAACTCTTATTGCTGGTTCTTTTGTCACTGTGCTCCTCATTTACTAAGTTGTTGCCAGATATTAAGGGGCTTTGTTTTCCAATTACTAATTACCTTTTTCTTGCTTGTATGATAGTGCTGCTGAGTTTGTCATATACAAGCTCAAAGAGATGGGAAAGATCAGCCAAGAAGATATCTCAGTTGTGCTGGAAGAATTTGAATATCTTGACGTTGATCAGTCTGGAACTTTGTCAACCTCTGATATATCCCTCGCCCAATCATCTTAAACTGCGATGTGATTACcttatctttaaaaaaaaaaaaaaatagtgatgATATCCTTTCTGCTAGTTGCTTGTCGTCATATAGAAATTCTTCTTTGTTGTCTACCATGCTTCACGCAGAAGCATGCTCCTTTCAACTTGTCATGAATGTAAATGAACTTGATGTTCTTGTCTCAGAACTGTGGGATGATGGCACAAGTTCTTTCTTCATGATGAGTATTTAGAAAAAGTTAGCCAATTCAGTCACTGGACGCGTTAACATCTCCTGTAGGGGCTTCCAAGATTGTCAGTTTGTTCTATGTTCAATTGCAGTCCCATTAAAGATAGACCTCTCCAATAGAGCTATCCGATTATGCACGTAACTAAATGGATATGCCCTTTGCTCTAGAGGAGGATGGGGCTTGGGTTggcggagagagagagagagagagagagagatgctcTCTGGATCCTGCttagagctgttaatcgagccgagtcgagccgaGTATTTGGCTGCCGAGCTCAACTCGAGTTTaattcgagccgagctcgactcgagctcgttaGGAAAACGAGTTTTAAAATgtgttcgaactcgactcgttaagtgtacatgtggctcgagctcgagttcgagctcgactcgtttatcacaaacgagtcgagcttcacgagctcgagctcgagctcgtgcaAATTAATCTTAATAAAaatctataatttttaatttttataattttgatttctaaaatgacaaatatgccCTTCATTAACGAGTTCTAACGAGCTACTCGAGTATCAAACGAGCCGAACTTACTCGGCTTGTTAACTAAACGAGCAtgtttcaagctcgagctcgactcgttaaccaaaattaacgagccgagctcgagccttaACGAGTCGAGCTCTAACGAGCTTTCGAGCTACTCGATTGACTTAACAGCTCTATTCCTGCTTAAATGGAATTTTCTTGTTAGTGCCTTCATTCATTTTGGAGACCAGTTTTTCCCTCATCCCTAAAGGGTTCTACTCCACTCCAGATTACACTCGGGGCTTGGGGTTACaccaaaaaataagaaagaagatTCTTTCTCCTGCTGTCCAAACTTAGGGGTGGAATTTTAAGAAGCGAGAGGAGAAAAATGTACCCAAGATTTTAGTCATTTGATTACggtttcactttttttttttttgggag
The DNA window shown above is from Coffea arabica cultivar ET-39 chromosome 5e, Coffea Arabica ET-39 HiFi, whole genome shotgun sequence and carries:
- the LOC113688175 gene encoding two-pore potassium channel 1-like; this translates as MAENGVKQPLLTESLDVAPKTNQKLNYRRRFRRCKSAPLAEFTPGELNGKDGSLPRSESIFNKLHPSIRKVAIYLFLYLAVGAICFYIVRHQIAGERTDGVLDSVYFCIVTMTTVGYGDLVPNSVATKLLACVFVFSGMALVGLMLSRGADYLVEKQEALLVKALNLRPKVGPTETTEEIETRKVSYKCATVFIFLLVLIVVGTAFLTIVEKLDIVDAFYCICSTITTLGYGDKSFSTKAGRIFAIFWILTSTLCLAQFFLYVAELNTEKRQKELVRWVLTKPMTNVDLEAADLDDNGIVGAAEFVIYKLKEMGKISQEDISVVLEEFEYLDVDQSGTLSTSDISLAQSS